A genomic region of Noviherbaspirillum sp. L7-7A contains the following coding sequences:
- the aceF gene encoding dihydrolipoyllysine-residue acetyltransferase, with protein MSMVEVKVPDIGDFKEVEVIEVLVKPGDTVAVDQSLITVESDKASMEIPSSQAGVVKELKVKLGDKVAEGTLVLMLETEGAAAAPAVPAPAPAAAAPAPAPAAAPAAPAPVAGPAPAAPASAPVPAPAAPAAPVAAANGIKPHASPSIRKFARELGVDLTQVKGSGPKGRITQQDVQGYVKGAIAGGAAAAAAPAPAAKGSGVGLDLLPWPSLDFTKFGATELQPLSRIKKISGPNLHRNWVMIPHVTQYDQADITELEEFRKSANAAMAKSGVKLTMLAFVIKASVAALKKFPVFNSSLDAKGENLILKQYYHIGFAADTPNGLVVPVVKDADKKGVAQIAQEMGELSAQARDGKLKPADMQGASFTISSLGGIGGTAFTPIINAPEVAILGLSKSEFKPVWDGKQFVPRLMMPTSLSYDHRVIDGAMAARFTVYLSEVLGDMRKTLL; from the coding sequence ATGAGCATGGTGGAAGTCAAAGTCCCGGATATCGGCGATTTCAAGGAAGTCGAAGTCATTGAAGTGCTGGTCAAGCCAGGCGACACGGTGGCGGTGGACCAGTCGCTGATCACGGTCGAGTCGGACAAGGCCAGCATGGAGATCCCGTCCAGCCAGGCTGGCGTGGTCAAGGAACTGAAGGTCAAGCTGGGCGACAAGGTGGCCGAAGGCACGCTGGTGCTGATGCTGGAAACCGAGGGCGCGGCGGCAGCGCCGGCTGTGCCGGCACCCGCGCCTGCAGCAGCCGCGCCAGCACCTGCACCCGCAGCCGCGCCGGCAGCCCCGGCACCGGTGGCAGGGCCGGCGCCCGCAGCACCCGCCTCCGCGCCTGTGCCGGCACCCGCAGCACCGGCAGCGCCGGTTGCCGCGGCCAACGGCATCAAGCCGCATGCATCGCCATCGATTCGCAAGTTCGCCCGTGAACTGGGCGTGGACCTGACCCAGGTCAAGGGCAGCGGACCCAAAGGCCGCATCACCCAGCAGGACGTGCAGGGCTATGTGAAGGGCGCGATCGCCGGCGGCGCAGCTGCGGCCGCCGCACCCGCCCCGGCTGCCAAGGGCAGCGGCGTGGGCCTGGACCTGCTGCCATGGCCGTCGCTGGACTTTACCAAGTTCGGCGCCACCGAGCTGCAGCCGCTGTCGCGCATCAAGAAGATCAGCGGACCGAACCTGCACCGCAACTGGGTCATGATTCCGCATGTGACCCAGTACGACCAGGCCGACATCACCGAGCTGGAGGAATTCCGCAAGTCGGCCAATGCCGCGATGGCCAAGTCGGGCGTGAAGCTGACCATGCTGGCGTTCGTGATCAAGGCATCGGTGGCCGCGCTGAAGAAATTCCCGGTCTTCAATTCATCATTGGATGCCAAGGGCGAGAACCTGATCCTGAAGCAGTACTACCACATCGGCTTCGCCGCGGACACGCCCAATGGCCTGGTGGTGCCGGTGGTGAAGGATGCCGACAAGAAGGGCGTTGCCCAGATCGCCCAGGAAATGGGCGAGCTGTCGGCCCAGGCCCGCGACGGCAAGCTGAAGCCAGCCGACATGCAGGGCGCCAGCTTCACCATCTCGTCGCTCGGCGGCATCGGCGGCACGGCGTTTACGCCCATCATCAATGCGCCGGAAGTGGCGATCCTGGGCTTGTCCAAGTCCGAGTTCAAGCCGGTCTGGGACGGCAAGCAGTTCGTGCCGCGCCTGATGATGCCGACCTCGCTGTCGTATGACCACCGCGTGATCGATGGCGCGATGGCTGCCCGCTTCACGG
- the aceE gene encoding pyruvate dehydrogenase (acetyl-transferring), homodimeric type, which produces MSAQLDQVMAQAANDPDVMETKEWLDALEAVIENEGPERAHYLMERMVDLARRRGAHIPFSSNTAYVNTIPAHLTVHCPGNLEYEERLRSWMRWNAMAMVVKANRADGDLGGHISSFASLANMLGIGFNHFWHAPTADHGGDLLYLQGHSSPGIYARSYLEGRLSDDQLLNFRREVEGKGLSSYPHPKLMPDYWQFPTVSMGLGPLMAIYQARFLKYLHARGLANTENRKVWVFCGDGEMDEPESMGAIGMAGREMLDNLIMVVNCNLQRLDGPVRGNGKIIQELEADFRGAGWNVIKVIWGPGWDDLLRRDKDGILQKVMMETVDGEYQNYKAKDGAYVRKHFFGKHPKLLEMVANMSDDDIWRLTRGGHDPHKIYAGFKAAVENKGTPTVLLVKTVKGFGMGKSGEARNTAHQTKKLDDQAIREMRDRFNIPIPDDKLAEVPFFKPADDAPEMVYLHERRKALGGYLPQRRVKADETLPVPPLEAFKAVLDPTAEGREISTTQAYVRVLTVLLRDANLGKRVVPILVDEARTFGMEGLFRQIGIFNQRGQLYEPVDKDQVSYYREDKAGQILQEGINEAGAMSSWIAAATSYSTNNTVMIPFYTFYSMFGLQRIGDLAWAAGDMRARGFLLGGTAGRTTLNGEGLQHEDGHSQVLASTIPNCMSYDPTFAHEVAVIMHDGLRRMIENQEDVFYYITLMNENYAHPGLKPGQEEGILKGLYLLQEGGKDSKHRVQLMGSGTILREVIAASELLRNDWGIESDVWSAPSFNLLARDGAEVERWNMLHPSEPARLSHLAQCLAPTSGPIVVSTDYMKVFAEQVRGYVPKGRSYKVLGTDGFGRSDSRAKLREFFEVNRYYVVVAALKSLADEGVLSSGVVTQAIEKYGINPNKPNPVTV; this is translated from the coding sequence ATGTCTGCCCAGCTCGACCAGGTAATGGCGCAAGCCGCCAACGATCCCGATGTAATGGAAACAAAAGAATGGCTCGACGCGCTCGAAGCCGTTATCGAAAACGAAGGCCCGGAGCGCGCCCACTACCTGATGGAGCGCATGGTCGACCTGGCCCGCAGGCGCGGCGCCCACATCCCGTTTTCCAGCAATACCGCCTACGTCAATACCATCCCCGCGCATCTGACGGTGCACTGCCCCGGCAACCTCGAATATGAAGAGCGCCTGCGTTCCTGGATGCGCTGGAACGCCATGGCCATGGTGGTCAAGGCCAACCGCGCCGACGGCGACCTCGGCGGCCACATCTCCAGCTTTGCCTCGCTGGCCAACATGCTGGGCATCGGCTTCAACCATTTCTGGCATGCGCCGACCGCGGACCATGGCGGCGACCTGCTGTACCTGCAGGGCCATTCCTCGCCCGGCATCTATGCCCGCTCCTACCTGGAAGGCCGGCTGTCGGACGACCAGCTGCTGAACTTCCGGCGCGAAGTCGAGGGCAAGGGTCTTTCCTCCTATCCGCATCCGAAGCTGATGCCGGACTACTGGCAGTTCCCGACCGTCTCCATGGGCCTGGGCCCGCTGATGGCGATCTACCAGGCGCGTTTCCTGAAGTACCTGCATGCCCGCGGCCTGGCCAACACCGAGAACCGCAAGGTCTGGGTCTTCTGCGGCGACGGCGAGATGGACGAGCCGGAATCGATGGGCGCCATCGGCATGGCCGGCCGCGAGATGCTGGACAACCTGATCATGGTGGTCAACTGCAACCTGCAGCGCCTGGACGGCCCGGTGCGTGGCAACGGCAAGATCATCCAGGAACTGGAAGCCGACTTCCGCGGCGCCGGCTGGAACGTGATCAAGGTGATCTGGGGTCCGGGCTGGGACGACCTGCTGCGCCGCGACAAGGACGGCATCCTGCAGAAGGTGATGATGGAAACCGTCGACGGCGAGTACCAGAACTACAAGGCCAAGGACGGCGCCTATGTGCGCAAGCATTTCTTCGGCAAGCATCCCAAGCTGCTGGAGATGGTCGCCAACATGAGCGACGACGACATCTGGCGCCTGACCCGCGGCGGGCATGACCCGCACAAGATCTATGCCGGCTTCAAGGCCGCTGTCGAGAACAAGGGCACGCCGACCGTGCTGCTGGTCAAGACCGTCAAGGGCTTTGGCATGGGCAAGTCGGGCGAGGCGCGCAATACCGCGCACCAGACCAAGAAGCTCGACGACCAGGCGATCCGCGAAATGCGCGACCGCTTCAACATTCCCATTCCGGACGACAAGCTGGCCGAGGTGCCGTTCTTCAAGCCGGCCGACGATGCGCCGGAAATGGTGTACCTGCACGAGCGCCGCAAGGCCCTGGGCGGTTACCTGCCGCAGCGCCGCGTGAAGGCCGACGAAACCCTGCCGGTGCCGCCGCTGGAAGCCTTCAAGGCCGTGCTCGACCCGACCGCCGAAGGCCGCGAAATCTCCACCACCCAGGCCTATGTGCGGGTGCTGACGGTGCTGCTGCGCGACGCCAACCTGGGCAAGCGCGTGGTGCCCATCCTGGTCGACGAGGCGCGCACCTTCGGCATGGAAGGCCTGTTCCGCCAGATCGGCATCTTCAACCAGCGCGGCCAGCTCTACGAGCCGGTCGACAAGGACCAGGTCAGCTACTACCGCGAGGACAAGGCCGGCCAGATCCTGCAGGAAGGCATCAACGAGGCGGGCGCCATGAGTTCGTGGATCGCGGCGGCGACGTCGTACTCCACCAACAACACGGTGATGATCCCGTTCTACACCTTCTACTCGATGTTTGGCCTGCAGCGCATCGGCGACCTGGCATGGGCCGCCGGCGACATGCGCGCCCGTGGCTTCCTGCTGGGCGGCACCGCCGGCCGCACCACGTTGAACGGCGAAGGCCTGCAGCACGAGGACGGCCACAGCCAGGTGCTGGCGTCGACCATCCCGAACTGCATGTCCTACGACCCGACCTTCGCCCATGAAGTGGCGGTGATCATGCATGACGGCCTGCGCCGCATGATCGAGAACCAGGAAGACGTGTTCTACTACATCACCCTGATGAACGAGAACTACGCGCATCCGGGCCTGAAGCCGGGCCAGGAAGAGGGCATCCTGAAGGGCCTGTACCTGCTGCAGGAGGGCGGCAAGGATTCCAAGCACCGCGTGCAGCTGATGGGCTCCGGCACCATCCTGCGCGAAGTCATCGCCGCCAGCGAACTGCTGCGCAATGACTGGGGCATCGAGTCCGACGTGTGGTCGGCGCCCTCGTTCAACCTGCTGGCGCGCGATGGCGCCGAGGTCGAGCGCTGGAACATGCTGCATCCGTCCGAGCCGGCGCGCCTGTCGCACCTGGCCCAGTGCCTGGCGCCGACCTCCGGCCCGATCGTGGTGTCGACCGACTACATGAAGGTGTTCGCCGAGCAGGTGCGCGGCTATGTGCCGAAAGGCCGCAGCTACAAGGTGCTGGGCACCGACGGCTTCGGCCGCTCGGATTCCCGCGCCAAGCTGCGCGAGTTCTTCGAGGTCAACCGCTACTATGTCGTGGTTGCCGCGCTGAAGTCGCTGGCCGATGAAGGCGTGCTGTCCTCGGGCGTCGTCACCCAGGCCATCGAGAAGTACGGCATCAATCCGAACAAGCCGAATCCGGTCACAGTGTAA
- the folD gene encoding bifunctional methylenetetrahydrofolate dehydrogenase/methenyltetrahydrofolate cyclohydrolase FolD, with protein MSAQIINGTLLSQQLRTDVARRAAALSAQGRQPGLAVVLVGDNPASQVYVRNKVKACEDNGLYSVLEKYDATLSEAQLLERIAALNADPKINGILVQLPLPAHIDSHKVLEAIAPEKDVDGFHISNAGLLMTGQPMFRPCTPYGVMKMLESIDYPVRGAHAVVVGASNIVGKPQAMLLLQAGATVTICNSKTRDLGLHTRQADILVVATGKRNIVTADMIKPGAVVIDVGMNRDDNGKLCGDVDFENAKEVAGWITPVPGGVGPMTITMLLVNTIEAAERT; from the coding sequence ATGTCCGCACAAATCATCAATGGCACCCTGCTATCCCAACAACTGCGCACCGACGTCGCGCGCCGCGCCGCCGCGCTGAGCGCGCAAGGACGCCAGCCGGGCCTGGCCGTGGTGCTGGTGGGCGACAATCCGGCCTCCCAGGTCTATGTACGCAACAAGGTGAAAGCGTGCGAGGACAATGGGCTGTATTCCGTGCTGGAGAAATACGACGCCACGCTGTCGGAGGCGCAGCTGCTGGAACGCATCGCCGCGCTGAACGCCGATCCGAAGATCAACGGCATCCTGGTCCAGCTGCCGCTGCCGGCCCATATCGACTCGCACAAGGTGCTGGAAGCGATCGCGCCGGAAAAGGATGTCGACGGCTTTCATATCAGCAACGCCGGCCTGCTGATGACGGGCCAGCCGATGTTTCGTCCCTGCACGCCCTATGGCGTGATGAAGATGCTGGAGTCGATCGACTACCCGGTGCGCGGCGCCCATGCGGTGGTGGTGGGCGCATCCAACATCGTCGGCAAGCCGCAGGCGATGCTGCTCTTGCAGGCGGGCGCCACGGTCACCATCTGCAACTCCAAGACCCGCGACCTGGGCCTGCATACCCGCCAGGCCGACATCCTGGTGGTGGCCACCGGCAAGCGCAACATCGTCACCGCCGACATGATCAAACCGGGAGCGGTCGTCATCGACGTTGGCATGAACCGGGACGACAACGGTAAATTGTGCGGAGACGTCGATTTTGAAAACGCCAAGGAAGTCGCCGGCTGGATCACGCCCGTGCCGGGCGGGGTCGGCCCGATGACCATCACCATGCTGCTGGTAAACACCATAGAAGCCGCCGAGAGAACCTGA
- a CDS encoding M3 family metallopeptidase has protein sequence MNAQTNPLLDFSDLPRFDTFAPEFVTPAIDSLLNECREVVARLEAETEPASWTNFVEPLEQATEKLGRAWGVVGHLNAVVDTPELRAVYNENQPRVTEFWTALAQNPALFEKYKSLKNSAEFATLTPARKKIIDNALRDFHLGGADLPDDRKARFAEIQERQAELATKFSENVLDATNAYELIVEDEARLSGLPDDVRQAARASAEKAGKPGYRFTLHFPSYFPVLQYADDRALRETIYRDNATKASELGAKPEWDNTALISELLQLRQEEARLLGYNNYAEVSLVPKMAETPQQVIGFLEDLAQRARPFAEKDLEEVRAFAKAELGIEQLEAWDLAYASEKLRQKRYAFSEQEVKQYFPEHKVVDGLFRLIEKLFSVKISPDSAPVWHKDVSFFRIERDGRLLGQFYLDLYARTGKRGGAWMNDARGRRLAGEAVQTPVAYLTCNFTEPAVIDGKARPALFTHDEVNTLFHEFGHGLHHMLTQVDELGVSGISGVEWDAVELPSQFMENFCWEWDVVQDMSAHIDTGAPLPRALFDKMTAAKNFQSGLQMLRQVEFSLFDMHLHYDYDPRGQRSVQDVLDDVRRRFAVMIPPSFNRFQNSFGHIFAGGYAAGYYSYKWAEVLSADAYSAFEEASGSGDEEHLAEAGRRFLAEILSVGGSRPALESFKAFRGREPEIDALLRHSGMTA, from the coding sequence ATGAATGCACAGACCAATCCCCTGCTCGACTTTTCCGACCTGCCGCGCTTCGACACCTTCGCGCCGGAATTCGTCACCCCCGCCATCGACAGCCTGCTGAATGAATGCCGCGAGGTAGTGGCGCGGCTGGAAGCGGAAACCGAGCCGGCCAGCTGGACCAATTTCGTGGAACCGCTGGAACAGGCAACCGAGAAGCTGGGCCGGGCATGGGGCGTGGTCGGGCATCTGAACGCCGTGGTGGACACGCCGGAACTGCGCGCCGTCTACAACGAGAATCAGCCCAGGGTCACCGAGTTCTGGACCGCGCTGGCGCAGAATCCGGCGCTGTTTGAAAAGTACAAGTCCCTGAAGAACAGTGCCGAATTCGCCACGCTGACGCCGGCGCGCAAGAAGATCATCGACAACGCGCTGCGCGACTTCCATCTGGGCGGCGCCGACCTGCCGGACGACAGGAAGGCGCGCTTTGCCGAGATCCAGGAACGCCAGGCGGAACTGGCGACCAAGTTTTCGGAAAACGTGCTCGACGCCACCAATGCCTACGAATTGATCGTCGAGGACGAAGCACGCCTGTCCGGCCTGCCCGACGACGTGCGCCAGGCCGCCCGCGCCTCCGCCGAGAAGGCCGGCAAGCCGGGCTACCGCTTCACCCTGCATTTCCCCTCCTATTTCCCGGTGCTGCAGTATGCGGACGACCGCGCGCTGCGCGAGACCATCTACCGCGACAACGCCACCAAGGCATCCGAACTGGGCGCGAAGCCGGAGTGGGACAACACCGCCCTCATCAGCGAACTGCTGCAGCTGCGCCAGGAAGAAGCCCGGCTGCTGGGCTACAACAACTATGCCGAAGTGTCGCTTGTGCCCAAGATGGCCGAAACGCCGCAGCAGGTGATCGGCTTCCTGGAAGACCTGGCGCAGCGCGCCCGTCCCTTCGCCGAAAAGGACCTGGAGGAAGTGCGCGCCTTCGCCAAAGCGGAACTGGGCATAGAACAGCTCGAAGCCTGGGACCTGGCCTATGCCTCGGAAAAGCTGCGCCAGAAGCGGTACGCGTTTTCCGAGCAGGAGGTCAAGCAGTACTTCCCGGAACACAAGGTGGTGGACGGCCTGTTCCGCCTGATCGAAAAGCTGTTTTCGGTGAAGATTTCGCCGGACAGCGCGCCGGTCTGGCACAAGGATGTCAGCTTCTTCCGCATCGAACGCGACGGCCGCCTGCTGGGCCAGTTCTACCTCGACTTGTATGCCCGCACCGGCAAGCGCGGCGGCGCCTGGATGAACGACGCCCGCGGCCGGCGCCTGGCCGGCGAAGCGGTGCAGACGCCGGTCGCCTACCTCACCTGCAATTTCACCGAGCCGGCGGTAATCGACGGCAAGGCACGGCCGGCGCTGTTCACCCACGATGAAGTCAACACCCTGTTCCATGAATTCGGCCACGGCCTGCATCACATGCTGACCCAGGTGGATGAGCTGGGCGTGTCCGGCATCTCCGGCGTGGAGTGGGACGCGGTCGAGCTGCCTTCCCAGTTCATGGAAAACTTCTGCTGGGAATGGGATGTGGTGCAGGACATGAGCGCCCATATCGACACTGGAGCGCCGCTGCCGCGCGCATTGTTCGACAAGATGACCGCGGCCAAGAACTTCCAGTCCGGCCTGCAGATGCTGCGCCAGGTCGAGTTCTCGCTGTTCGACATGCATCTGCACTACGACTACGACCCGCGCGGCCAGCGCAGCGTGCAGGACGTGCTGGACGATGTGCGCCGCCGCTTCGCGGTGATGATTCCGCCTTCCTTCAACCGCTTCCAGAATTCCTTCGGCCATATCTTCGCTGGCGGTTATGCGGCCGGCTACTACAGCTACAAGTGGGCCGAGGTGCTGTCCGCCGACGCCTACAGCGCCTTCGAGGAAGCCAGCGGCAGCGGCGACGAGGAGCACCTGGCCGAAGCCGGACGCCGCTTCCTGGCGGAGATCCTGTCGGTTGGCGGTTCGCGCCCGGCGCTGGAATCGTTCAAGGCCTTCCGTGGCCGCGAACCGGAAATCGATGCGCTGCTGCGGCACAGCGGCATGACCGCCTGA
- a CDS encoding glutaredoxin family protein: MTRNTKLLPIALLACATLARAELYKSVGPDGRVTYSDTPTARAQPVDTRKAPAASVSGTALPYELALVVKAHPVTLYTSDKCPPCFTARNLLARRGVPYTEKTVSSNEDIAALAAVGGEARLPLLTVGKAREQGFEEGAWNRALSAAGYPQTSQLPASWRNPPPQAAAPTQAEPAAPAAPPAAQNREPARLPAEAAPPAGKAPPGFRF, from the coding sequence ATGACCAGAAACACCAAACTGCTGCCGATCGCCCTGCTGGCCTGCGCCACGCTGGCCCGGGCCGAACTGTACAAGTCGGTCGGTCCCGACGGACGCGTCACCTACAGCGACACGCCCACCGCCAGGGCCCAGCCGGTCGATACCCGCAAGGCGCCGGCGGCGTCGGTCAGCGGCACCGCGCTGCCCTATGAACTGGCGCTGGTGGTGAAGGCGCATCCGGTGACGCTGTACACCTCCGACAAGTGCCCGCCCTGCTTCACGGCGCGCAACCTGCTGGCCAGGCGCGGCGTTCCCTATACCGAGAAGACCGTCAGCAGCAATGAGGACATTGCCGCCCTGGCTGCCGTCGGCGGCGAAGCCCGCCTGCCCTTGCTGACCGTCGGCAAGGCAAGGGAACAGGGTTTCGAGGAAGGCGCCTGGAACAGGGCATTGTCGGCGGCAGGCTATCCGCAAACCAGCCAGCTGCCTGCAAGCTGGCGCAATCCGCCGCCCCAGGCCGCGGCGCCAACGCAGGCCGAACCGGCGGCGCCTGCGGCCCCGCCGGCCGCCCAGAACCGTGAGCCGGCCCGCCTCCCGGCCGAAGCGGCGCCGCCAGCCGGCAAGGCGCCACCGGGATTCCGGTTTTGA
- a CDS encoding DNA polymerase III subunit chi, which produces MTRIDFHSNVPDKVAYACRLVRKARSQNLRVVMLAADADQLRQLDESLWTFSDLDFLPHVSADSPLAGQTPILLMEAGAETDDLPHHQILVNLSQQPPAHFARFERMFEIVSSEDADRLAGRERYRHYQQRGYPLTHYDADKA; this is translated from the coding sequence ATGACCCGTATCGACTTCCACAGCAATGTGCCGGACAAGGTGGCCTATGCCTGCCGGCTGGTGCGCAAGGCGCGGTCGCAGAACCTGCGTGTGGTGATGCTGGCCGCCGATGCCGACCAGCTGCGCCAGCTCGATGAAAGCCTCTGGACCTTTTCCGACCTCGACTTCCTGCCGCATGTAAGCGCCGACAGCCCGCTGGCCGGGCAGACGCCCATCCTTCTGATGGAAGCGGGCGCGGAGACGGACGACCTGCCGCATCATCAGATACTGGTGAACCTGTCGCAGCAGCCGCCGGCCCACTTCGCCCGCTTCGAGCGCATGTTCGAGATCGTTTCCTCGGAAGATGCCGACCGCCTGGCCGGCCGCGAACGCTATCGCCATTACCAGCAGCGCGGCTATCCCCTAACCCATTACGACGCCGATAAAGCATGA
- a CDS encoding D-amino acid dehydrogenase has protein sequence MKVMVLGSGIIGTASAWFLRQAGHDVTVIERQPGAAQETSFANGCQISVSHAEPWANPAAPMKVLKWLGREDAPLLFRLRPEWLQWRWGLQFLRECTAARTDHNIRQIVALCEYSRQTLQAVRAETGIDYDHLTRGILHFYTEQRDFDESLRAAKLMRDLGCPRQSIDADEVVRIEPALAASRERIVGGDYTATDESGDVYKFTTGLAARAEQAGVAFRFNTTVTRLLTEGAGASARITGVEVIDEHGVHRTLRADAYVMAMGSFSEALLKPLGIDLMIYPGKGYSATYKVTNPAAAPSVSLTDDGYKLVVSRLGDRLRVAGTCELNGYTRELNTTRCEAITRRTRELFADACDYDNPAYWTGLRPLTPSNVPYVGKSRYGNLFLNTGHGTLGWTMGCGSGRAIAEIVSGRQPEVDFAFTGMERPRGAAFPGKQVASA, from the coding sequence ATGAAGGTCATGGTTCTGGGTTCGGGCATTATCGGGACGGCATCCGCGTGGTTTCTGCGCCAGGCCGGTCATGACGTCACCGTGATCGAGCGCCAGCCCGGCGCCGCGCAGGAGACCAGCTTCGCCAACGGCTGCCAGATCTCGGTGTCGCACGCCGAACCCTGGGCCAATCCGGCCGCGCCGATGAAGGTGCTGAAATGGCTGGGCCGGGAAGATGCGCCGCTGCTGTTCCGGCTGCGCCCGGAATGGCTGCAATGGCGCTGGGGCCTGCAATTCCTGCGCGAATGCACGGCCGCCCGCACCGACCACAACATCCGCCAGATCGTCGCCCTCTGCGAATACAGCCGCCAGACGCTGCAGGCGGTGCGCGCCGAAACCGGCATCGACTACGACCACCTGACCCGCGGCATCCTGCATTTCTATACCGAGCAGCGCGACTTCGACGAGTCGCTGCGCGCCGCCAAGCTGATGCGCGACCTTGGCTGTCCGCGTCAGTCCATCGATGCCGACGAGGTCGTGCGCATCGAGCCCGCGCTGGCCGCCTCGCGCGAGCGCATCGTCGGCGGCGACTACACCGCCACCGATGAGTCGGGCGACGTCTACAAGTTCACCACGGGCTTGGCCGCCCGCGCCGAACAGGCTGGCGTGGCATTCCGCTTCAACACCACCGTGACCCGGCTGCTGACCGAAGGCGCCGGCGCTTCCGCACGCATCACCGGCGTGGAAGTGATCGACGAACACGGGGTGCACCGGACCCTGCGCGCAGATGCCTATGTGATGGCGATGGGCAGCTTCAGCGAGGCTCTGCTGAAGCCGCTGGGCATCGACCTGATGATCTATCCAGGCAAGGGCTACTCGGCAACCTACAAGGTGACCAACCCGGCCGCCGCGCCTTCGGTCTCGCTGACCGACGACGGCTACAAGCTGGTGGTGTCGCGACTGGGCGACCGGCTGCGGGTGGCCGGCACCTGCGAGCTCAACGGCTACACCCGCGAACTCAACACCACCCGCTGCGAAGCCATCACCCGCCGCACCCGCGAGCTGTTCGCGGATGCCTGCGACTACGACAACCCGGCTTACTGGACGGGCCTGCGCCCGCTGACGCCGTCCAACGTGCCGTATGTGGGCAAGAGCCGCTACGGCAACCTGTTCCTCAACACCGGCCACGGCACGCTGGGCTGGACCATGGGCTGCGGCTCGGGACGCGCCATCGCCGAGATCGTATCGGGCCGCCAGCCCGAGGTGGACTTTGCCTTCACCGGCATGGAACGCCCGCGTGGCGCCGCCTTCCCGGGCAAGCAGGTGGCAAGCGCCTGA
- a CDS encoding Lrp/AsnC family transcriptional regulator → MPISRSLDKVDRKILNLLQKDNQIPTRELADKVHVSQPTCLRRVRDLREAGIISADVALVDPFAIGYGMMAFLEVSLNNQSDEQMKEFEARMNREAEVLQCYFVSGDYDYFLVVHVLDMDAYYQFVRRAISGSGNVRHFQSRFPMKRAKFVTRIAFDEKAAEVQVRAER, encoded by the coding sequence ATGCCCATATCCCGCTCGCTAGACAAGGTCGACCGCAAGATCCTCAACCTTCTGCAGAAGGACAACCAGATACCGACCAGGGAACTGGCCGACAAGGTGCATGTATCGCAGCCGACCTGCCTGCGCCGGGTGCGCGATCTGCGCGAGGCCGGCATCATCAGCGCCGATGTCGCGCTGGTGGACCCGTTCGCGATCGGCTACGGCATGATGGCCTTTCTTGAGGTGTCGCTGAACAACCAGTCGGATGAGCAGATGAAGGAGTTCGAGGCCCGCATGAACCGCGAGGCCGAGGTGCTGCAATGCTATTTCGTGTCGGGGGATTACGACTACTTCCTGGTGGTGCACGTACTGGACATGGATGCGTATTACCAGTTCGTGCGCAGGGCCATTTCGGGTTCGGGCAATGTGCGGCATTTCCAGTCGCGCTTCCCGATGAAGCGCGCCAAGTTCGTCACCCGCATTGCATTCGATGAAAAGGCGGCCGAAGTGCAGGTCAGGGCGGAACGCTAG